Proteins from one Bactrocera neohumeralis isolate Rockhampton chromosome 3, APGP_CSIRO_Bneo_wtdbg2-racon-allhic-juicebox.fasta_v2, whole genome shotgun sequence genomic window:
- the LOC126753871 gene encoding uncharacterized protein LOC126753871 has translation MSVKLICLLALFTLCATVVITEARGGGRGRGGSLGSAFYRRSHKKHASSGNGGSRRKIISGSPVHTSYTNSMFAAEGMDEKFAKHRSRHRSKHHKKPSSHSSSSDHSSSSSHSSSNSHSSSNSHKSSTHTDSLVNHNSHSTLGKQDRHNTHNWYGLGSGVSHHNTHAASPHISHNWGGHQLPAGHVYVTQPSSIPVNAVYYAQPPRHTSNDDSTDFALGYLVGRSVTRRHHHHHHHYEQQPQPQPNNQTEASKVILVNNMNPTVVTHTTEQPHYWPTDSEISLAPLNNTLIPSGVTSAEPIFKNPPIVSAQTLTTAGNATFELPTATAPPPETPPTNGIICMPWSFNETDPTKPDTVVVVQKTICFPAPPAPPAPPTTSMAPIAGDINVDVATTTKAALA, from the exons ATGTCAGTCAAATTAATTTGCCTTCTAGCGCTTTTTACGCTGTGTGCGACTGTTGTCATCACGGAGGCACGCGGTGGTGGCCGCGGCCGTGGCGGTTCATTAGGTTCCGCCTTCTACAGACGCTCGCACAAAAAGCATGCTTCCTCAGGTAATGGCGGTTCACGACGGAAAATTATCAGCGGCTCACCAGTACACACCTCCTACACGAATTCAATGTTTGCAGCGGAAGGCATGGATGAGAAGTTTGCAAAACATCGATCGCGCCACCGTAGCAAACATCACAAAAAACCGAGCAGCCACAGCAGCTCCAGCGACCACAGCAGCTCCAGCAGCCACAGCAGCTCCAACAGCCACAGCAGCTCCAACAGCCACAAAAGTTCGACGCACACAGATTCACTCGTTAATCACAACAGTCACAGCACTTTAGGCAAACAGGATCGGCATAATACCCACAACTGGTATGGCTTAGGTTCGGGAGTTTCGCATCACAACACTCATGCTGCCAGTCCTCATATATCCCACAACTGGGGTGGTCACCAATTACCAGCTGGTCATGTCTACGTTACGCAACCGTCCAGCATTCCAGTTAATGCCGTGTACTATGCACAGCCACCAAGACACACCAGCAATGATG ATTCAACAGATTTTGCTTTGGGCTATCTTGTGGGCCGAAGTGTGACACGCCGTCAtcatcaccaccaccaccactatGAACAACAACCGCAACCGCAGCCCAATAATCAGACGGAAGCATCAAAAGTTATTCTGGTAAACAATATGAATCCCACCGTTGTAACCCACACCACAGAGCAGCCGCACTATTGGCCTACTGACTCTGAAATATCGCTGGCACCGCTCAATAATACATTGATCCCAAGTGGTGTTACGTCTGCTGAGCCCATATTTAAAAATCCTCCCATCGTTAGCGCTCAGACGCTTACCACAGCCGGCAATGCAACATTCGAGCTTCCAACAGCCACAGCGCCACCGCCTGAAACGCCGCCCACCAATGGCATTATCTGTATGCCATGGAGCTTCAATGAAACCGATCCAACGAAACCGGATACTGTTGTTGTAGTACAGAAAACAATTTGCTTTCCGGCGCCTCCAGCGCCGCCTGCACCACCGACCACCTCCATGGCACCGATCGCGGGTGATATTAATGTTGATGTAGCAACAACCACCAAAGCTGCCTTagcttaa